The proteins below come from a single Macrobrachium rosenbergii isolate ZJJX-2024 chromosome 50, ASM4041242v1, whole genome shotgun sequence genomic window:
- the LOC136832505 gene encoding uncharacterized protein, which translates to MTALDPIKQPGLEAQKLISISLGKMAASRVGKSGSSLHKSLLVASVLQRARHVFLEENYHTYHHYRGPAITPVPFCPPHVPNKLPAPLSPSCPETYVQDNDENRCATPQPHEDDASKEETTLAPLTPVVVHRVPLSDASNYQQQQHQRTVALKRRRVSDKETQDAVSSILPKRLKSCESYDEEVEEEEEEEEEEAHLPQSSHLLAGEDQAQECANPSDTFVPISVAENHGLLPVCSTVEASSLSCHGASDCVVRNPTTITSTNNHPLYCTLEPISDDEEDDDDVNSMEVEHITSLVSIFSFGAPRKDLCATQAAREDHAQFTPVALTV; encoded by the coding sequence ATGACCGCTCTGGACCCCATCAAGCAGCCGGGCCTGGAGGCCCAAAAGTTGATAAGCATCTCATTAGGGAAAATGGCTGCAAGCAGGGTCGGTAAGAGTGGTTCCTCCCTCCACAAGAGCCTGTTGGTGGCGTCCGTGTTACAAAGGGCACGTCACGTCTTCCTGGAGGAGAATTACCACACTTACCACCACTACCGCGGACCTGCCATCACCCCGGTCCCCTTCTGCCCCCCGCACGTGCCTAACAAACTGCCCGCCCCCCTTTCACCGTCGTGCCCCGAGACGTACGTGCAGGATAACGATGAGAATAGGTGTGCAACTCCCCAGCCCCACGAGGACGATGCATCGAAGGAAGAAACGACCCTCGCCCCCCTCACCCCCGTCGTCGTACACAGAGTGCCCCTGAGTGATGCCTCGAActatcagcagcagcagcatcaacgCACCGTTGCCCTGAAGAGACGACGTGTCAGCGACAAGGAGACCCAAGATGCCGTATCGTCCATTTTGCCCAAGCGCCTCAAGAGTTGTGAAAGCTACGacgaggaggtggaagaggaggaggaggaggaggaggaagaagcgcACTTGCCCCAATCATCGCACCTCCTCGCAGGTGAAGACCAGGCGCAGGAATGTGCTAATCCCTCGGACACGTTCGTACCTATTTCTGTTGCCGAAAATCACGGTTTGTTGCCAGTGTGTTCGACAGTCGAAGCCTCTTCGCTCTCTTGCCACGGTGCGTCGGACTGCGTCGTCCGCAACCCAACGACAATAACGTCGACGAACAACCACCCGTTGTACTGCACTTTGGAACCCATTAGTGATGACGAGGAAGACGACGACGACGTGAACAGCATGGAGGTGGAGCATATAACGTCGTTAGTGTCCATATTTAGTTTCGGTGCCCCGAGGAAAGACCTCTGTGCAACACAGGCAGCTCGCGAAGACCATGCACAGTTCACTCCGGTGGCCCTGACAGTTTGA